One segment of Zonotrichia albicollis isolate bZonAlb1 chromosome 4, bZonAlb1.hap1, whole genome shotgun sequence DNA contains the following:
- the ARHGDIB gene encoding rho GDP-dissociation inhibitor 2, with the protein MTEKTQEPHVEDDDDELDGKLNYKPPPQKTLQELQELDKDDESLAKYKKSLLGDGPVVVDPTAPNVVVTRLTLVCDSAPGPITMDLTGDLEALKKETFVLKEGVEYRVKIHFRVNRDIVSGLKYVQHTYRTGVKVDKATFMVGSYGPRPEEYEFLTPVEEAPKGMLARGTYHNKSFFTDDDKHDHLTWEWNLSIKKEWTE; encoded by the exons ATGACTGAGAAGACGCAAGAGCCTCAtgtggaggatgatgatgatgagctGGATGGGAAACTCAACTACAAACCTCCTCCCCAGAAaacactgcaggagctgcaggagttgGACAAGGATGATGAAAGCCTCGCTAAGTACAAGAAGTCCCTGCTGGGAGATGGACCTGTGGTAGTAG ACCCAACAGCTCCCAATGTGGTGGTCACCCGACTCACTCTGGTTTGTGACTCTGCTCCAGGACCCATCACCATGGACCTTACAG GTGACCTTGAAGCACTCAAGAAAGAGACCTTCGTATTAAAGGAAGGGGTGGAATACAGAGTTAAGATCCACTTCAGA GTAAACAGGGACATTGTGTCGGGACTGAAATACGTGCAGCACACCTACCGGACAGGGGTGAAGG TGGACAAAGCCACATTCATGGTTGGCAGCTACGGGCCACGGCCAGAGGAGTACGAGTTCCTGACGCCCGTTGAGGAGGCTCCCAAGGGTATGCTGGCTCGAGGCACCTACCACAACAAATCCTTCTTCACGGATGATGACAAGCACGACCATCTCACCTGGGAGTGGAACCTGTCCATCAAGAAGGAATGGACAGAATGA
- the ERP27 gene encoding endoplasmic reticulum resident protein 27: MARRRRAGAMGTSIFPCLFVILLARCSPAGCAGGSDSASHSTASTTDKPILLDNIPDAEAFISGAEVAVIGFFQDPQSPGAEQFRRAAGQVAEVPFGLSSSAAVLSHYGAAENTVVLFRTVDNDRRDLDMSSAEVDAKKLIRFVRMNELRLVTEYNPVTAVGVMQSSLQFNLLLITDKMSPKHPERMRKFQAAAELYKGKILFILLDSNLQSNERVLSYFQLKKSQLPALAIFHTPDDEHEVVAVDDISIEHVQEFCNHFLQRMSKKEDKSEEKPPNEEL, translated from the exons ATGGCGAGGAGAAGGCGAGCTGGAGCCATGGGCACATCCATCTTCCCGTGCCTCTTTGTCATCCTGCTTGCCAGGTGCTCCCCAGCAGGGTGTGCTGGGGGGAGTGACTCTGCATCCCACA gcacagccagcaccacagacaaacccatcctgTTAGACAACATCCCAGATGCCGAAGCCTTCATCAGTGGTGCAGAGGTGGCAGTCATTGGATTCTTCCAG GACCCGCAGAGCCCAGGAGCGGAGCAGTTTCGCCGTGCGGCCGGACAGGTGGCGGAGGTGCCGTTCGGGCTCAGCAGCAGCGCGGCCGTGCTGTCGCACTACGGCGCCGCGGAGAACACCGTGGTGCTGTTCCGCACG GTGGACAATGACCGTCGGGATCTGGACATGAGCAGCGCAGAGGTCGACGCCAAGAAGCTGATCCGCTTCGTTCGCATGAACGAGCTCCGCCTGGTGACAGAGTACAACCCTGTG acAGCAGTAGGTGTgatgcagagctctctgcagttCAACCTCCTCCTGATCACGGACAAGATGTCTCCAAAGCATCCCGAGCGAATGCGCAAGTTCCAGGCGGCGGCAGAGCTCTACAAGGGCAAG ATCCTCTTTATCCTGTTGGACAGCAATTTGCAGAGCAATGAACGAGTACTATCGTACTTCCAGCTGAAGAAGTcccagctgccagctctggctaTATTCCACACCCCAGATGATGAGCATGAAGTGGTGGCTGTGGATGACATCTCCATTGAGCATGTACAGGAATTCTGTAATCATTTCCTACAAAGAATGTCAAAG AAAGAAGACAAATCTGAGGAGAAGCCCCCCAATGAAGAACTCTGA